The following proteins are encoded in a genomic region of Planococcus lenghuensis:
- a CDS encoding serpin family protein, giving the protein MKGNVQLLISASVLLVLAGCGNVSLLSDQWTDERGETLQIDEEVEYGKEDYRKIVQANNQLGMELLPEISANENGNKFISPLSLYMALSMLYNGADGKTAAEIADVLNTSLTPEEMSRANASLSMMLANNSESVVLEVANSVWLNEDYDFKESFIKNSGDYFNADVHEIDIGEPASSDEINDWVDDSTNGMIEKMVPKPLNSNLVAILLNAIYFNGKWTLPFEEKNTEDQPFYLENGKSVDLPMMTMDLDWVYLENDLFQAVAMPYGNREATMFVFLPREELPLDEFEGRMTMKNWAEWRQQFSDRYGTLSLPRIELEYGVFLNEPLKALGMETAFAESDLSKMFEQKGPDISKVMQKTALKVDEEGTEAAAVTEIAVAVEGNADGPFEMTVNRPFFLIIEDTETRSILFMGAISNPAP; this is encoded by the coding sequence ATGAAAGGGAATGTGCAATTACTCATTTCAGCAAGTGTGCTTCTCGTACTAGCCGGCTGCGGGAACGTGAGCTTGCTGAGCGACCAGTGGACCGATGAGCGTGGAGAAACGTTGCAGATTGATGAAGAGGTTGAGTATGGAAAAGAGGATTACAGGAAAATCGTCCAAGCGAATAATCAGCTCGGGATGGAATTGCTTCCGGAAATTTCGGCCAATGAGAATGGCAATAAGTTTATCTCCCCGCTGAGCTTGTACATGGCGCTATCCATGCTTTATAACGGGGCGGACGGAAAAACGGCTGCAGAAATTGCAGATGTGCTGAATACTTCCCTGACACCAGAAGAAATGAGCCGGGCAAATGCTTCTCTTTCCATGATGCTTGCCAATAACTCTGAGAGCGTTGTACTTGAGGTTGCAAATTCCGTTTGGCTGAATGAGGACTATGATTTCAAGGAGTCATTTATTAAAAACAGCGGAGACTATTTCAATGCGGATGTCCATGAGATTGATATCGGCGAACCGGCCTCTTCAGACGAAATCAATGACTGGGTGGACGATTCTACAAATGGCATGATTGAGAAAATGGTACCGAAGCCGCTAAATTCGAATTTGGTGGCAATCCTTTTGAATGCCATTTACTTCAACGGAAAATGGACCTTACCTTTCGAGGAGAAAAATACGGAAGACCAGCCCTTTTACCTTGAAAATGGAAAATCAGTGGATTTGCCAATGATGACGATGGATCTGGATTGGGTTTATTTAGAAAATGATTTATTTCAGGCGGTAGCCATGCCGTATGGGAACCGGGAAGCGACTATGTTTGTTTTTCTGCCGAGGGAAGAACTGCCGCTCGATGAATTCGAGGGAAGGATGACGATGAAAAACTGGGCGGAGTGGCGGCAGCAATTCAGCGATCGGTATGGAACTTTATCGCTTCCGAGAATCGAATTGGAATATGGTGTCTTTCTCAATGAGCCGCTCAAAGCACTTGGCATGGAAACAGCATTTGCCGAATCTGATCTATCAAAGATGTTCGAGCAAAAAGGACCGGATATCAGTAAAGTGATGCAAAAAACAGCCCTGAAAGTCGATGAAGAAGGGACGGAAGCTGCAGCGGTTACGGAAATTGCAGTGGCGGTGGAAGGAAATGCGGATGGACCATTTGAGATGACGGTCAACCGCCCATTCTTTCTTATAATTGAAGACACGGAAACAAGATCCATTTTGTTTATGGGAGCTATTTCAAATCCTGCACCGTGA
- a CDS encoding pyridoxamine 5'-phosphate oxidase family protein, which produces MKTESAFSNTINTIEELQELTGKPSELVNNKVINYIDEHCRSFIAKSPFLTISTADEPGFCDVSPRGDAAGFVYVIDEKQLIIPERPGNKRMDSIRNILSNPKIGLLFLIPGLGETLRINGRACVVKDEELLEKMAVDGKKPLLGIGVEVEECFVHCAKAFRRSGLWEPDSWQAKEDLPKGAKILAAHAKLLNIDEQAVGKILEKSYRDNLY; this is translated from the coding sequence ATGAAAACGGAATCGGCTTTTTCAAACACGATTAATACAATAGAAGAACTGCAGGAGCTTACAGGGAAACCGAGTGAATTGGTGAACAATAAGGTCATTAACTACATAGATGAACACTGCCGAAGCTTCATCGCCAAATCTCCGTTTTTGACGATTTCGACAGCGGATGAGCCGGGATTTTGTGATGTATCCCCGCGCGGAGATGCAGCCGGATTTGTATACGTGATCGATGAGAAACAACTGATCATTCCCGAGCGGCCGGGCAATAAGCGGATGGATTCCATCCGGAATATCTTATCGAATCCGAAAATCGGGCTGCTGTTTTTAATTCCGGGACTTGGCGAGACGCTGCGAATCAATGGAAGAGCCTGTGTCGTGAAGGATGAGGAGTTACTGGAGAAGATGGCGGTCGACGGAAAAAAGCCGCTCCTTGGCATCGGCGTGGAAGTGGAGGAATGTTTTGTCCATTGTGCCAAAGCATTCCGCCGCTCGGGTCTGTGGGAACCAGACTCATGGCAAGCGAAAGAAGATCTTCCGAAAGGCGCGAAGATTCTGGCGGCACATGCCAAGCTACTGAATATCGACGAGCAGGCAGTGGGGAAGATACTCGAAAAGAGCTACCGGGATAATTTATATTAG
- a CDS encoding TetR/AcrR family transcriptional regulator has translation MTRQHPDKRVRRTTKDLHGALLHLMESKKFDKITVTDIVREAGYNRGTFYAYYKTKEELLEEMIAEVFEEMTEAYRKPYKNQSEIDLAAMKPESIVLFDHFLEYRKFYKLMLEADGPVNFHGLLTEKLDFLFRTDFDIFYMAIDPEIDAHLFSTYRTTGVIGMVLSWMKDGCRETPAYMSNQLLHVLQFHAPVIRVRRQESPARRKQLK, from the coding sequence ATGACACGTCAACATCCGGATAAACGCGTCAGACGGACGACAAAAGACCTCCATGGAGCATTGCTGCATCTCATGGAGAGTAAGAAGTTCGACAAGATTACTGTTACGGATATTGTCAGAGAAGCCGGCTATAACAGAGGTACTTTCTATGCGTATTACAAAACGAAAGAAGAACTGCTTGAGGAAATGATTGCAGAAGTTTTTGAAGAAATGACAGAAGCTTATAGAAAACCGTATAAGAACCAGTCTGAAATCGACTTGGCCGCCATGAAACCGGAATCTATTGTTCTATTTGATCACTTTCTGGAATACCGAAAATTTTATAAGCTGATGCTAGAAGCGGACGGTCCTGTCAATTTTCATGGGCTGCTAACGGAGAAATTGGATTTCTTGTTTCGAACAGACTTTGACATCTTTTACATGGCAATCGACCCGGAAATCGATGCACATCTCTTCAGCACATACCGCACAACCGGCGTCATCGGTATGGTCCTCAGTTGGATGAAGGATGGCTGCAGAGAAACCCCTGCTTACATGAGCAATCAGCTTCTTCACGTCCTGCAGTTTCATGCGCCCGTAATCCGGGTTCGGCGCCAAGAAAGTCCAGCTCGGAGGAAGCAACTGAAATAA
- a CDS encoding SDR family NAD(P)-dependent oxidoreductase: protein MKRLENKVALITGGTGGIGRVTAETFLKEGAKVVLVDLFREALDEAVADLAQYGDVAGFQADVSQESDVQNYVNKAVEQFGTIDVFFNNAGIEGKVAPLVDQKLEDFDKVMNVNVRGVFLGLKYVLPVMIKQQSGSVINMSSVAGLSGSPGVSPYITSKHAVVGLTKAAAVEAAAANIRVNSVHPSPVNTRMMRSLEQGLNVDEATLSKSIPLGRYGESNDIANLVLFLASDESTFISGSQYRVDGGMAAL, encoded by the coding sequence ATGAAAAGACTCGAAAACAAAGTGGCACTTATTACAGGTGGAACAGGCGGAATCGGCCGGGTGACCGCGGAAACATTCCTGAAAGAAGGCGCGAAAGTCGTACTCGTGGACCTTTTCCGGGAAGCATTGGATGAAGCGGTAGCTGATCTGGCGCAATACGGCGATGTGGCAGGTTTCCAGGCGGATGTCTCCCAAGAATCCGATGTGCAGAACTATGTGAATAAAGCGGTGGAGCAGTTCGGCACAATCGACGTGTTCTTCAATAACGCCGGCATCGAAGGAAAAGTGGCACCGCTTGTCGATCAGAAACTCGAAGATTTCGATAAAGTGATGAATGTAAATGTGCGGGGTGTTTTCCTCGGATTGAAATATGTACTGCCCGTTATGATCAAACAGCAGTCCGGCAGCGTCATCAATATGTCTTCTGTCGCAGGTTTGAGCGGAAGCCCTGGCGTTTCTCCTTATATCACATCCAAGCACGCAGTCGTCGGATTGACGAAAGCGGCGGCTGTTGAAGCGGCAGCAGCGAATATCCGTGTGAATTCCGTTCATCCCTCACCGGTCAATACCCGGATGATGCGTTCACTTGAACAGGGATTGAATGTGGACGAAGCGACACTTTCAAAAAGCATCCCGCTCGGCCGCTATGGGGAGTCCAACGATATCGCAAACCTGGTGCTGTTCCTGGCGAGCGATGAAAGTACCTTCATCTCAGGTTCCCAATACCGGGTTGACGGCGGCATGGCCGCACTGTAA
- a CDS encoding sigma-70 family RNA polymerase sigma factor — MDEEDIQRASAQADDVQLLDDLMRTYGPELKRIAYLYVHDRTECEDIIQEVFTSCFKNSSRFRHEAEYKTWLTRITINKCRDHQRRWSFRNLIYKSAIRSADMDHSAETHVIAAFDSAQLARSLFRLTPKFKDVLILYYYQELTMKEIAAVLDISINTVKSRLLRGKKALQEQLERSEQRG; from the coding sequence ATGGATGAAGAAGATATTCAAAGAGCGAGTGCTCAAGCGGATGACGTTCAATTGCTGGATGATTTAATGCGTACATACGGTCCAGAGCTGAAACGGATTGCGTATTTGTATGTCCATGACCGGACTGAATGTGAAGACATTATTCAGGAAGTCTTCACCAGTTGTTTCAAGAATTCATCCCGCTTCCGGCATGAGGCCGAATACAAGACATGGCTCACTCGTATTACGATCAATAAATGCCGGGATCACCAGCGGCGTTGGAGCTTCAGGAACTTGATCTATAAGTCGGCCATCCGCTCTGCTGACATGGATCATTCAGCGGAAACGCATGTCATCGCAGCGTTCGATTCCGCTCAGCTCGCCCGGTCGCTTTTCCGGCTTACGCCAAAATTCAAAGATGTTCTTATTCTTTACTATTACCAGGAACTAACCATGAAGGAAATTGCCGCCGTGTTGGATATCTCAATCAATACGGTTAAATCCAGGCTGCTCCGCGGGAAAAAAGCCCTTCAGGAACAGCTGGAAAGGAGTGAGCAGCGTGGATAA
- a CDS encoding TIGR04104 family putative zinc finger protein encodes MPHCANCGQQWSWETTVKQSFKIGGAGMTCPNCGAKQYPTTKSRQRGATVAFLPAMGVILSNVAFGLTVWQFLFVAVGMFLLFGIVIYPRTLTLTNEDEPMW; translated from the coding sequence ATGCCACATTGTGCGAATTGCGGCCAGCAATGGAGCTGGGAAACAACGGTCAAGCAATCATTCAAGATAGGAGGGGCCGGGATGACATGTCCGAATTGCGGAGCCAAACAGTATCCGACAACAAAATCAAGGCAGCGGGGAGCCACGGTAGCATTCTTGCCGGCGATGGGTGTTATTTTGTCGAATGTGGCGTTTGGTTTGACCGTATGGCAGTTTCTGTTTGTTGCAGTCGGTATGTTCTTACTGTTTGGTATTGTTATTTATCCCCGAACATTAACATTAACAAATGAAGATGAGCCAATGTGGTGA
- a CDS encoding AAA family ATPase: protein MLKRIILLHEKIHSYEDYPLNIPAIRQMENIEINESVTFFVGENGSGKSTLLEAIADHCGFNLTGGSRNDRSNMRKGETALEPYVRLSWMPKLTNGFFLRAESFFNFASDLDRLQAEEPGADVFKSYGGKSLHAQSHGESFLSLFTNRFGERAIYLLDEPEAALSPARQLALLKVIHDLTADNRTQFIIATHSPILLGYPGAAIFDFDQPGIREIAYEETAHYKITKQFPENREQLLAYLFAADEED, encoded by the coding sequence GTGCTGAAGCGCATTATATTGCTCCATGAAAAAATCCACTCTTACGAAGATTATCCACTGAATATCCCGGCGATCAGGCAGATGGAGAACATAGAGATCAACGAATCCGTTACATTCTTCGTCGGGGAAAACGGCTCCGGGAAATCGACTTTACTTGAAGCGATCGCCGACCATTGCGGATTTAACCTGACAGGCGGCAGCCGTAATGACAGAAGCAATATGCGGAAGGGCGAGACTGCACTCGAACCATATGTCCGCTTATCATGGATGCCGAAACTGACAAACGGGTTTTTCCTGCGGGCTGAATCGTTCTTTAATTTCGCTTCAGATCTAGATAGGCTGCAGGCAGAAGAGCCGGGGGCGGATGTGTTCAAATCATACGGTGGAAAATCCCTGCATGCCCAGTCGCATGGTGAATCGTTTCTGTCACTGTTTACGAATCGTTTTGGTGAAAGAGCGATATACTTGCTTGATGAACCGGAAGCAGCGTTATCACCGGCCCGGCAGCTTGCCTTGCTCAAAGTCATTCATGACCTGACAGCTGACAATCGGACGCAATTCATCATTGCCACCCATTCGCCCATCCTGCTCGGCTATCCCGGTGCAGCCATTTTCGATTTTGATCAACCGGGGATAAGAGAAATCGCCTATGAGGAGACGGCTCATTATAAGATTACAAAACAATTTCCTGAAAACCGGGAGCAGCTCCTGGCTTATTTGTTTGCAGCAGACGAAGAAGACTGA
- a CDS encoding methyltransferase domain-containing protein gives MILSLPGMLFLHLHEPELVIAELKRVLRPGGKLVITDIDDGLFGIIEPEIEDFHLLLNKLTTVQKKGGGNRLIGRQLPRLLKAAGFSAVELEMIAAHSDVQGAEELAETLNPERLRGLADSGILTTDEFRRLSTAIRELRTEPDAYAMMLFLMVCGTKK, from the coding sequence TTGATTTTGTCATTGCCCGGAATGCTTTTCCTTCATCTTCATGAGCCCGAACTGGTTATTGCAGAACTTAAACGAGTCCTGAGACCTGGCGGAAAATTGGTCATCACGGATATTGATGATGGGTTATTCGGCATCATTGAACCGGAAATTGAAGATTTCCATCTCCTTCTGAACAAGCTCACCACAGTGCAGAAAAAAGGGGGCGGAAACCGGCTGATTGGAAGACAGCTGCCGCGGCTGCTGAAAGCAGCAGGTTTTTCTGCTGTTGAATTGGAAATGATCGCTGCACACAGCGATGTACAAGGGGCCGAGGAGCTGGCAGAAACACTTAACCCTGAACGCCTGAGGGGATTAGCGGATAGCGGCATCCTGACAACGGATGAGTTCCGTCGGCTGAGCACAGCGATCCGTGAACTCCGAACTGAGCCGGATGCTTATGCGATGATGCTGTTCCTGATGGTGTGTGGTACGAAGAAGTGA
- a CDS encoding class I SAM-dependent methyltransferase: MNLRRSTYKADNNSIGLSAEIDRLQAQSRLTWKKEFRNLLWFGLTNGMDLLEVGCGPGFGVQQLAERLPDSKVTALDVDGKLLAHARQLLDRHGQTATRLIQASVYDTGLPDESFDFVIARNAFPSSS; this comes from the coding sequence ATGAATCTGCGAAGATCCACCTATAAAGCAGACAATAACAGTATCGGGTTATCCGCAGAGATTGATCGGCTGCAAGCCCAATCAAGGCTTACATGGAAGAAGGAATTCCGGAACCTTCTGTGGTTTGGCCTCACAAATGGAATGGATTTATTGGAGGTTGGCTGCGGCCCCGGGTTTGGAGTGCAGCAGCTGGCCGAGCGGCTTCCGGACAGTAAAGTAACTGCGCTCGATGTGGATGGGAAACTGCTGGCACATGCCCGGCAATTACTTGACCGGCATGGGCAAACGGCAACCCGGCTCATACAGGCTTCCGTCTATGATACAGGTCTGCCGGACGAGTCATTTGATTTTGTCATTGCCCGGAATGCTTTTCCTTCATCTTCATGA